The genomic segment GCATGCGACCGAGGCTACCGCGGACAAAAGGAATCCGGCACGACAAAGATCGTGATACCGGACGTTCCGAAGAAAAACGCGACTTACTACCAGAAGAAAAAGGCTCACAAGCTTTTTTGCAAGAGGGCTGGCATCGAACCAATCAATGGTCACTTGAAAAGCGATCACCGCATGGGTCGCAACTTCTACAAGGGAATCTTTGGCGACATGCTCAACGCAAAGCTTGCAGCAGCGGCGTTCAACTTCAAGAGGGCCATGAGGCGTTTTTTTGTCCTGTTGGAATGGCTGTACTGTTGCTTCCTTTGCCGGGAAGGGGTGAATAAAAACGGCGAACCTCCTTATCCTGCGCTCGCGAAGTGACTTTTTAAGGGTCAACTAAATACATGATGGATCCAATTCTTTCGATTCGGCATTTGCGCCGCGATTTTAAAATGGGCGACGAAATCGTTCACGCTTTGCGAGGCGTGAGTTTTGATGTGCACGCCGGAGAATTTTTAACCATCATGGGAACGAGCGGATCAGGAAAAAGTACCATGCTCAATATTCTCGGTTGCATGGACAAGCCCACCGCGGGCGAATATATTTTAGACGGCGAACATATTGAAAAATTAAAAACGGAATCGCTTGCGACAATTCGCAGCCGCAAATTGGGATTTGTTTTTCAGAGTTATAATCTGCTTTCGAGAACAACCGCCGTCGAAAACGTAGAACTTCCGCTTCTTTACAATTCAAAAATTCCCGCAGACGAACGCCGCGAACGCGCTGTAAATGCATTAAAACGCGTCGGACTGGAAAGCCGATTAAATCATCTTCCGAATCAACTTTCTGGCGGGCAGCAACAACGCGTCGCCATTGCGCGCGCACTCGTCAACGATCCCGTCATCATTCTCGCGGACGAAGCAACCGGCAATTTGGATACGCGGACAAGTTACGAAATCATGGAAATTTTTCAAGAGCTCAATTCCCGCGGAAAGACAATTGTATTCGTCACCCACGAGCCCGATATCGCAACATTTAGCAGCCGCACATTAGTTCTGCGCGACGGACAAATCAAACGCGACAGCCGCAACGAAAATATTCAAAATGCCAAGGCTGCATTCGAAGCGCTTCCGCCGCCCGAAACTTTTGAAGACGAATCGGATGAGTCATGAGTCCATTTACTTTAATCAAAATTGCCTTCCGCGCTCTTCTTCGCAATCGTATGCGCACTTTCCTTTCGGTTTTAGGAATCGTCATTGGAGTCGCTGCCGTCATCACGATGGTCGCGATGGGCGAAGGTTCCAAGCAATCGATTAAAGCAAAAATTACCGCGATGGGCACAAATGCAATCGTCATCATGCCAAATGTCGAACGCCGCGGAGGCATCCAACTCGATGCGAGTTCTTCTACGCAAACTCTCGAAGAAGCCGATGTCATCGCACTCCGAAACGAAGCGCATTACATTAACGGAGTCTCGCCCGTGGTAAACGCAAACGGTCAAGCTATCGCAGGAAATCGCAACGAAGCGGTTTCTCTCACCGGCGTCAGCGCGGACTATTTGAAAATTCGCAATTACGAAATTGAAGACGGCATTTTATTTGACGATGAAGCGGATCGCATCGCAAAAGTTTGCGTCATCGGACAAACCGTTGTGAATACGCTTTTCCCCGGCGAAGATCCCATCGGAAAAACCATCCGCTATAAAAATATTCCCTTAAAAGTCATCGGCACATTAAAAGCCAAAGGCTCCGGCGATTTCGGGCAAGATCAAGACGAAGTTATTTTAGCGCCCTATCAAACGGTGATGAAACGTTTCAATGCGACGACCGACATTCGCACCATTTACGCAAATTCAATCGGCGAAGGATTTGCGACAAAAGCGAGCGAAGAAATTCTCACGATTTTAAAAGAGCGACGTTCGTGGACAAGTGAAAAAGAACCTTTCCGCGTTCACACGCAAGAAGAAATGATCGAAATGATTACGAGCACTTCGGATTTACTTTCTCTCGTTTTAACAGCAATCGCAGGCATCAGTCTTCTCGTCGGCGGCATTGGCATTATGAATATCATGTATGTTTCCGTCACCGAACGCACCCGAGAAATCGGGCTTCGCATGGCGATAGGCGCCCGCGGGCGCGACATTCTTTTGCAATTTCTTTTTGAATCGGTGATGATTAGTTTACTCGGCGGACTCGCTGGAATTTTACTCGGCGTCGCTGCCGCATCGACAGTCAAATTCATTTTAAATTGGCCGATGAGCATTACCATTTCAAGCGTCGTCGTAAGTTTCGGCGTATGCTTTGCCACAGGAGTTTTCTTCGGTTGGTATCCCGCGCGGAAAGCGAGCCGTTTAGATCCGATCGAAGCTTTGCGATTTGAATAATTCAAAAATCTGCGTTTTCATTTTATCGCTGCATTTTTTTCGTTTGAATTATTTAAATTTTTTAACGATCATTTGACAAAGGCTGCAATTATGGAATTGACTCCGCTTGACATTCGCAATCAAACATTTCACTCCAAGCGCTTTGGCGGTTTTGACCCCGAAGAAGTCAAAGCATTTTTAGAAACTGCAGCCAAATCTTTTGAAGAATCTGGACGCATCCGCACCGATTTAACGGAACGTTTAAAAATCGCCGAAGAACGCGTGAACTATTACAAGCAAATTGAAAAAACGATTCAAGACGCTGCCGTAACCATGCAAAAAACGATGGACGAAATCAAACGCAACGCCGAAAAAGAAGGCGAGCTCATCGTCGCCGAAGCGAAAACGCGCGCCCAACACGAAATTGAAAACACCAAACACGAAGCCGAAAAACTCCGCGCCGAAATCGAAGAATTAAAACAACTTCGCACAAATTATTTCATCCGCATTCGCGCAATGGTCAAAAGCCAAGCCGACCTTTTGAACGCGATGGAAAAAGAACAAAACCCCGAAATTTCTGAAAACGGTCCAGTCGTTTTTTAATTTTTTACATGCGCATCGAAGTCAAAGTTCACGCCAAAAGCAAACGCGAAAGCGTTGTGCCGCAGCCTGATGGCTCCTATAAAGTCGATGTAAAAGCGCCGCCCGTTGAAGGCAAAGCAAACGAAGCCGTCTGCGAAGTCATCGCAGAATTTTTCAAAAAGCCAAAGCGCTCTGTCCGCGTTGTAATGGGTTCTACAAACAGTCGCAAAGTCGTTGAAATCGACTAAATAGATTACAATTCACACGGAAAATTTTTCAGCGAAAAAGTAATCGTATCGCCGAAGAATTGCGAATACGGTTCCCGCTTAAAAGCGACTAAAGAATTTTCAAAAAGCAATTCATTGGAATTTTTAAGAATCGTCGCGCACTTTCCATTCGAAAGTAAAATCGGTTTCTGCGCACTTCCCGAATTCAATTCCAAATAAACTTCGCTCGCATTTTTATACGTCACCCGTTCCAAAAAATTGAGGAAAATCGTTCCCGGAACGCGTCGCAAATAATGACAAAAAACTTGTTTCTGATTCGGTTCACAATACATCGCCGAATCCGGAGAAGAACGGAAAAATTCATCAGCGGTGAGAGACGCAAGCGAAGGCTTTTCCTTGGACGAAACGGAATTTTCTAATTCTTCGCCATAATAATGAATTTCGCGGACAATGCGTTCGGCATCATACGATTCCGCAGTGCCGTCTGCGCCTTCATAAACAAAGGAATCAAAGGTTTCTGCAAACGTAGCGTTACCCAAAGAATCATAAACAATTGACGATTCCAATTCACCGTGACGATAAGTATTCTTCGTCGAAAAATCGGCGCTATCTTTATAAACATAACGCACCGTATCATTTTGCGGCGACCACGCTTTGGAATGTTTCGTCACAATTTGCACAATTCTTCCCTTCGAATCGTACTCGTAATTTTTCGTATAATTCAAAAGATCGGGATAAAAAATACGTTCGTCAAAACGGAATTTTTCGGATTGCAAAAAATGATTTTTAAAAGTGCGTTCAAACGATCCGCGTTTTTTCCCCGCAGCATCGTAAGCGATAATGCGCACAAGCGAATCATTTTCATCGTATTCGTAAATGTGGCGATATTGCACACTCGGCGTTACGCCCGTTGCCGCAATAATTTGATGTTTGCTGTTTTCTTCCCACGAGAAATGTCCATCCGCAGAATTCCACGAACCATCTACAGGACTTTTGCGATAAAACGGATTTGTTTCTTCTTCGATGACGCGATTATCATTTGCTAAATAATAAACGTAATCTCGATTCGATTCAAAAAGATGCACATAAATTTCGCGGCGATTTGCTTTGTGAATGACGAGCGCAAGCGTGTTTAACATTCCCGTACTATCGTAACTTGCAAAGTCCGCCATTTCTCCGCTAGGCAAATAATGAATTTTCACAGTTCCCGAAAAATGCGGATCCAAAAGATTTCCATTTTCATCTTTTTGAATCATATAACTTTTCTGCAAAATCGATTCGACGGGTCCGTGAATATTCTGATATTTTTTCGCTTCTAAATTTCCTAAAATCACTTCATACGCCGACTTAATATTCGGCGGTGTCGTATAACTAAACTGCAATCGTTCTGCGCCCCGCGTATCAAATTCCGTACTGCAGCCGAGCAAAAATGCAGTCACCAAAATCGCGGGAATTTTCACAAACGAAAATTTCATCGCCTAGAATATAAAAAATTCCGAACGCCTGTTACAAAGAAAGGAAAGTTTCCTAAAATTATAAAGCGGAGATTGATTCTCCCTAAAAATTTTTTCGAAGGATTTGACAATGACAGAAATTCAGAAAAAAGTTCAAGAACTCGGGCTCGTTCTCCCGAATTGCCCTGCTCCTCTCGCTGCATACGTTCCCGCCACTCGCTTTGGCGATACCATTATCGTTTCGGGGCAACTTCCTTCGGTCAACGGTGATTTTTCTGCGTTCTGCGGAAAAGTTCCCACAGAATTAAGCGTTGAAAAAGCAAAAGAAGCCGCAGCCATTTGCCTTTTGAATAATCTCGCTGCAGCGATTAGCCTTTTAAAAGACGGCGAAACTTTGCGCCTTGTGCAAATGCAAGGATTTGTAGAATCCGCAGAAGATTTCCACGAACAGCCCGCAATTCTCAACGGTGCTTCGGAACTCGCCGTAAAAATTCTCGGCGATTACGGTCGTCACGCGCGCACCGCAGTCGGCGTTTCTTCTCTCCCGAAAAATGCCGCAGTCGAAATCAGCTGCACCTTCCAAGCGGTCGCAGGAAAACTCACATTTAACGGCCGTTACAACTGGATTGAACAAAAATGAAAACTTTAACTCTTCCGCTTCCCGATGATTTTCATGTGCATCTGCGCCAAGGTGAACTTCTCAAAAATTATGCAAAAACTGTCGCCAAAGAATTCGGGCGCATTCTCGTTATGCCGAATACGGTTCCACCGATTGCAAGCGCAGAAAACGTCCGCGATTATTACGCACAAATTAAGTCAGCCGCACCGCAATTAGATTTGCTGATGACTTTCAAATTGAATGCGAAAATTTCTGCCGATGAACTCGTGAAAATGAAAGAAGCCGGAGTTGTTGCGGGAAAATATTATCCCGCGGGCGTCACGACAAACAGCGAAGATGGCGTCTCGGAATTTGAATCCATTTTCCCCGTCGTCGCCGAAATGGAAAAACTCGGACTTGTTCTCTGCATTCACGGCGAAGAACCGTCTGCATTTTGCTTAGACCGCGAAAAAGAATTTATTCGCCGCGTAGAAATTTTAGCCGAACGCTTCCCGAAATTGCGTATCGTTTTCGAGCATCTTTCAACCGCTGCCGCAGTCGAAGCCGTTAAACGTTTACCCGCAAATGTCGCTGCAACAATTACCGCCCACCATTTAATTCACACTCTCGACGATGTTATCGGCGGCTCTCTGCAACCGCATCATTTTTGCAAACCGCTTCCCAAGCGCCCCGAAGATAGAAAAGCTCTCCGCGAAGCCGCCTTCAGCGGGAATCCCAAATTCTTCTTCGGTTCAGATTCCGCCCCGCACGCCCAAAGCAAAAAAGAATGCTGCTGTGGTGCTGCCGGCGTGTACTCTGCCCCCGTCGCCATTCCCGTCTTAATCCAGCTTTTCGAAAGCGCAAACGCCCTCGACAAACTGCCCAATTTCATCGCCGGCTTCGGCGCCGACTTCTACGGCATCCCTCGCCCCACCAAAACCGTCACCTACATCAACTCCCCTTGGACAGTCCCCGCAAACGTTGACGGCGCAGTTCCCCTCTTCGCCAACCAAACCCTAAATTGGCAAAGAAAAGAATAACACCAAGCCCAAAGCCAAAATGAAAAATTTTCGCCGAGCCAAAGGCAAGGCGAATTCCCACAAAACAAGCCAAGCGAAGCGATGACGAAACAAAAAAGCGAAACCGCGCAAGATGACGAAATGAACAACCCGAAATCGCCGAGCCGAAAAGGCGAGGCGAAT from the Hallerella porci genome contains:
- a CDS encoding DUF167 domain-containing protein, with amino-acid sequence MRIEVKVHAKSKRESVVPQPDGSYKVDVKAPPVEGKANEAVCEVIAEFFKKPKRSVRVVMGSTNSRKVVEID
- the pyrC gene encoding dihydroorotase, with the translated sequence MKTLTLPLPDDFHVHLRQGELLKNYAKTVAKEFGRILVMPNTVPPIASAENVRDYYAQIKSAAPQLDLLMTFKLNAKISADELVKMKEAGVVAGKYYPAGVTTNSEDGVSEFESIFPVVAEMEKLGLVLCIHGEEPSAFCLDREKEFIRRVEILAERFPKLRIVFEHLSTAAAVEAVKRLPANVAATITAHHLIHTLDDVIGGSLQPHHFCKPLPKRPEDRKALREAAFSGNPKFFFGSDSAPHAQSKKECCCGAAGVYSAPVAIPVLIQLFESANALDKLPNFIAGFGADFYGIPRPTKTVTYINSPWTVPANVDGAVPLFANQTLNWQRKE
- a CDS encoding DivIVA domain-containing protein produces the protein MTKAAIMELTPLDIRNQTFHSKRFGGFDPEEVKAFLETAAKSFEESGRIRTDLTERLKIAEERVNYYKQIEKTIQDAAVTMQKTMDEIKRNAEKEGELIVAEAKTRAQHEIENTKHEAEKLRAEIEELKQLRTNYFIRIRAMVKSQADLLNAMEKEQNPEISENGPVVF
- a CDS encoding RidA family protein, which gives rise to MTEIQKKVQELGLVLPNCPAPLAAYVPATRFGDTIIVSGQLPSVNGDFSAFCGKVPTELSVEKAKEAAAICLLNNLAAAISLLKDGETLRLVQMQGFVESAEDFHEQPAILNGASELAVKILGDYGRHARTAVGVSSLPKNAAVEISCTFQAVAGKLTFNGRYNWIEQK
- a CDS encoding ABC transporter ATP-binding protein, which codes for MMDPILSIRHLRRDFKMGDEIVHALRGVSFDVHAGEFLTIMGTSGSGKSTMLNILGCMDKPTAGEYILDGEHIEKLKTESLATIRSRKLGFVFQSYNLLSRTTAVENVELPLLYNSKIPADERRERAVNALKRVGLESRLNHLPNQLSGGQQQRVAIARALVNDPVIILADEATGNLDTRTSYEIMEIFQELNSRGKTIVFVTHEPDIATFSSRTLVLRDGQIKRDSRNENIQNAKAAFEALPPPETFEDESDES
- a CDS encoding ABC transporter permease, with the translated sequence MSPFTLIKIAFRALLRNRMRTFLSVLGIVIGVAAVITMVAMGEGSKQSIKAKITAMGTNAIVIMPNVERRGGIQLDASSSTQTLEEADVIALRNEAHYINGVSPVVNANGQAIAGNRNEAVSLTGVSADYLKIRNYEIEDGILFDDEADRIAKVCVIGQTVVNTLFPGEDPIGKTIRYKNIPLKVIGTLKAKGSGDFGQDQDEVILAPYQTVMKRFNATTDIRTIYANSIGEGFATKASEEILTILKERRSWTSEKEPFRVHTQEEMIEMITSTSDLLSLVLTAIAGISLLVGGIGIMNIMYVSVTERTREIGLRMAIGARGRDILLQFLFESVMISLLGGLAGILLGVAAASTVKFILNWPMSITISSVVVSFGVCFATGVFFGWYPARKASRLDPIEALRFE